One genomic region from Sphingobacterium sp. UGAL515B_05 encodes:
- a CDS encoding c-type cytochrome domain-containing protein, with protein sequence MIVFFDELLGFLGRFHPLLVHLPIGILLLAFVMAIRTQFKGGDMYLPAIKLSLFLGTIAAIVAALSGYLLSRNGGYEEDVLSYHKWLGIAVAISSLLLWFLYRKESPGAFRFWLFFILVLLIGVTGHYGGTLTHGKGYFVEAMPVALKKLFKAEEAKEEVLIVQNAQEAEAYKGIIQPILKQRCQSCHGQRKQEGGLALDTKENLLKGGENGTVLNANDSKKSELYARLVLPEGHKKRMPPKGRTPITADQIKLIAWWIDQGANFDKKVHEIPQTEEIAHLLKKLETGEKEESAVLYADLPAAPALPKDKVDAWQAKGIKIIQVARDNNFVLVNAINYPQFNDKDLQELLAIKDNIVQLKLGNTAVTDLAFSTFSAMPILSRLHLENTKISDAGLSQLKGLSKLTYLNLTGTKVTSKGLSKLNELPSLKNVYLYKTVNQEVAAIKQLNAKIKADTGNYSLPFIETDTIRF encoded by the coding sequence ATGATAGTTTTCTTTGATGAATTATTGGGCTTTTTGGGACGATTTCACCCGCTTTTGGTCCATTTACCGATCGGCATATTATTGTTGGCTTTTGTTATGGCAATTAGGACTCAGTTTAAAGGCGGTGATATGTATTTGCCTGCTATTAAGCTCTCCTTATTCCTAGGGACTATCGCAGCTATAGTAGCTGCTTTATCGGGATATCTGCTTTCACGAAATGGAGGTTATGAGGAGGATGTCCTGAGCTATCACAAATGGCTGGGAATTGCCGTGGCTATCAGTAGTTTATTGCTTTGGTTTCTTTATCGTAAAGAATCTCCTGGTGCATTTCGCTTTTGGCTTTTTTTTATCCTGGTGCTCTTAATTGGGGTGACTGGACACTACGGTGGAACACTGACACATGGAAAGGGTTACTTTGTGGAAGCTATGCCAGTAGCACTTAAAAAGCTGTTTAAAGCGGAAGAGGCTAAAGAGGAGGTTCTTATCGTTCAAAATGCGCAGGAAGCAGAAGCCTATAAGGGAATTATTCAACCTATTCTAAAACAGCGTTGTCAAAGCTGCCACGGGCAAAGAAAGCAGGAAGGGGGGCTGGCACTGGATACAAAAGAGAATTTGTTAAAAGGAGGAGAGAACGGCACAGTACTAAATGCAAATGATTCGAAAAAGAGTGAATTATATGCCCGATTGGTGTTGCCCGAGGGACATAAGAAACGTATGCCACCTAAAGGTCGTACACCGATAACCGCTGATCAGATAAAACTGATTGCCTGGTGGATTGATCAAGGAGCCAATTTTGATAAAAAAGTGCATGAAATACCACAAACGGAGGAAATAGCTCATTTGTTGAAAAAATTGGAAACAGGGGAAAAAGAGGAGTCTGCTGTATTGTATGCTGATCTACCAGCAGCACCAGCTTTGCCAAAAGATAAAGTTGATGCTTGGCAGGCTAAGGGTATTAAGATCATCCAAGTTGCAAGAGATAATAACTTTGTGTTGGTTAATGCGATTAATTATCCTCAATTTAATGATAAGGACCTACAGGAATTGTTAGCCATTAAGGATAATATTGTACAGCTGAAATTAGGAAATACGGCTGTTACAGATCTTGCTTTTTCAACATTTTCGGCAATGCCCATTCTTTCCCGTCTGCATTTGGAAAATACAAAAATTTCCGATGCTGGATTGAGCCAGCTGAAAGGCCTGTCAAAATTAACGTATTTGAATCTGACAGGCACAAAAGTTACATCAAAAGGTCTATCAAAACTGAACGAGCTTCCGAGTTTAAAGAACGTCTATCTTTATAAGACGGTAAATCAGGAAGTCGCCGCAATAAAGCAGTTGAATGCTAAGATTAAGGCAGATACCGGTAATTATAGTTTGCCTTTTATTGAAACCGATACAATTAGGTTTTAA
- a CDS encoding DUF1501 domain-containing protein: protein MKDLNKLIKEAQQFELQAVTRRHFLKDCVAGIGGIALGSLLTSCNGWGQSKSAEKLDLNALNPLVPKPPHFPGKAKSVIYLHMAGAPSQLELFDYKPALQKLHNQPCPESLLAGKKFAFIRGIPKMLGPQATFKQYGASGAWVSDHLPHFSKVVDEVSFLKAVHTDQFNHGPAQLFMHTGSARLGRPSIGSWVTYGLGSENSNLPGFVVLTSGGKTPDAGKSVWGSGFLPSVYQGVQCRSKGDPVLYIADPEGMGRDMKRDLIDAINNVNKTEYDTFKDPETLSRIAQYEMAYKMQVAVPEVMDINNEPAYIHELYGTEPGKESFANNCLLARKLVEQGVRFVQLFDWGWDSHGTNPADSIDLGFRNKCREIDRPMTALIMDLKQRGLLEETLVVWGGEFGRTPMQENRDNSDMPFLGRDHHTDAYTIWMAGGGVRNGISYGQTDDIGFAGVEGRSSVHDVHATMLHLLGFDHEKFTYDFQGRPFRLTDVEGELIQAII, encoded by the coding sequence ATGAAAGATCTAAATAAGCTAATAAAAGAAGCGCAACAATTTGAATTGCAGGCTGTCACAAGGAGACATTTTTTAAAGGACTGTGTGGCAGGTATCGGAGGTATTGCTTTAGGGAGTTTGTTGACGAGTTGTAATGGATGGGGACAGTCAAAATCAGCGGAAAAGTTGGATCTGAATGCACTCAATCCGCTGGTACCCAAGCCTCCTCATTTCCCAGGTAAGGCTAAAAGCGTAATTTATCTGCATATGGCCGGCGCTCCGTCGCAATTGGAGTTATTTGATTACAAGCCTGCATTGCAGAAATTACATAATCAACCTTGCCCGGAATCCCTGCTCGCAGGAAAGAAATTTGCCTTTATTCGTGGGATTCCAAAAATGTTAGGACCACAGGCTACTTTTAAACAATATGGAGCAAGTGGGGCTTGGGTATCAGATCATTTGCCTCACTTTAGTAAAGTTGTTGATGAAGTGAGTTTTCTGAAGGCCGTGCATACCGATCAGTTCAATCACGGTCCAGCGCAATTGTTTATGCATACGGGAAGTGCCCGTCTCGGCCGGCCAAGCATTGGTTCATGGGTAACTTACGGTCTGGGATCTGAAAATAGCAATTTACCCGGATTTGTTGTGTTAACATCGGGAGGTAAAACACCGGATGCAGGAAAAAGTGTCTGGGGAAGTGGATTTTTACCGTCCGTATACCAAGGCGTTCAATGTCGTTCAAAGGGTGATCCCGTATTGTATATTGCCGATCCTGAAGGGATGGGAAGGGATATGAAGCGTGATTTGATTGATGCCATAAATAATGTCAACAAAACAGAATACGATACCTTTAAAGACCCAGAAACCTTGTCGCGGATTGCACAATATGAGATGGCTTATAAAATGCAGGTTGCAGTTCCTGAAGTGATGGACATCAATAATGAACCTGCGTATATTCACGAATTGTATGGAACTGAGCCGGGTAAAGAATCGTTTGCCAATAATTGCCTTTTGGCTCGGAAACTTGTAGAACAGGGGGTACGATTCGTGCAGTTATTTGATTGGGGTTGGGACAGTCACGGTACAAATCCCGCAGATTCGATTGATCTTGGCTTTAGAAATAAATGCCGGGAGATAGATCGACCAATGACCGCATTGATTATGGATCTCAAACAACGTGGTTTGCTGGAAGAAACACTAGTTGTGTGGGGCGGGGAATTTGGACGCACACCGATGCAAGAAAATAGGGACAACAGCGATATGCCATTCCTGGGACGCGATCATCATACCGACGCCTATACCATCTGGATGGCAGGCGGGGGAGTTCGTAATGGTATAAGTTACGGTCAAACCGATGATATTGGGTTCGCTGGGGTAGAAGGGCGCAGTTCTGTACACGATGTCCATGCGACCATGCTCCACCTTTTGGGTTTTGATCATGAGAAATTTACATACGATTTTCAAGGAAGGCCATTCCGATTGACAGATGTGGAGGGTGAACTTATTCAAGCTATAATTTAA
- a CDS encoding glycosyl hydrolase family 95 catalytic domain-containing protein, whose amino-acid sequence MKYLYLILFCSFTVLSFGQPTPDNNLHFDQLASRWDEAIPLGNGQLGALIWKKDNTIRFSLDRADLWDERKAFAIENHNFNWVQQQIKNNSYGIVQEWGDAPYDRSPYPTKLPAASLFFDLAKFGPVVSNVLDLEQATNILKFKDGRILRTFIHAYKPFGYFEITGNNVSELVPQLIPHQYENSANKDENKSVVEGQDLARLGYQQGNITRTSNYEVLHQKTYDNHFFEVVLRWEKISAKKLIGYWTIVNDQRANPSELSLKKYTEEKASHLHWWSNYWSKSSITIPEKNLEKQYYLDMYKLGAVAREGAPAITLQAVWTADNGGLPPWKGDFHNDLNTQLSYWPAYSGNRLAEAKSYTDWLWKIRKKNSDFTKQYFGVDGLNVPGVLTLNGDPMGGWIQYSLSPTIGAWAAQHFYWQWKYSMDKTFLREQAYPYIVASATYLKNITTLKNGLRYLPLSSSPEYNDNSVSAWFDNWTNFDLSLAHFLFQAATEVSTAMGKPQEAQAWLKCKTQLPHYATDETGLQVAANLPMKHSHRHMSPYMAIYPLDLLDINNPQEKELIESSLDHIEKLGTRAWVGYSFAWMACLHARAKQGKEAVSNLQKFAQNFCSTNSFHLNGDQKGGQYSDFTYRPFTLEGNFAFAQGIHELLIQSKNNYVEIFPALPAEWTTASFKNLRTMGGFIVSAEKKGDKIVTLKITATEEGTFRIFEPKTLMHVSTKKTLQKANSIQYVKLKKGQTVNLCSV is encoded by the coding sequence ATGAAATATCTTTATTTAATACTCTTCTGTTCGTTCACAGTGCTCTCTTTCGGTCAACCGACACCGGACAACAACCTCCATTTCGATCAGTTGGCTTCGCGGTGGGATGAAGCCATTCCGTTGGGAAATGGTCAATTGGGTGCATTGATTTGGAAAAAAGATAATACGATTCGATTTTCACTTGATCGCGCAGATCTATGGGATGAAAGAAAGGCCTTTGCAATAGAAAACCACAATTTCAATTGGGTCCAACAACAAATAAAAAACAACAGCTATGGTATTGTACAGGAGTGGGGAGACGCTCCTTACGATAGATCCCCCTATCCCACCAAGCTTCCAGCAGCGTCGCTGTTCTTTGACTTAGCGAAATTTGGCCCTGTCGTTTCGAACGTACTTGACCTGGAACAGGCCACCAATATTCTTAAATTCAAAGATGGTCGGATATTAAGAACCTTCATACACGCCTATAAACCCTTTGGCTATTTTGAAATTACAGGAAACAACGTGAGTGAACTTGTCCCTCAATTAATTCCCCATCAATATGAAAATAGTGCAAACAAAGATGAAAACAAAAGCGTTGTTGAAGGTCAAGATTTAGCAAGATTAGGATATCAGCAAGGAAATATAACCAGAACCAGCAATTACGAAGTGCTGCACCAAAAAACTTATGACAATCATTTTTTTGAAGTTGTATTGAGATGGGAAAAAATATCAGCTAAAAAACTGATTGGATATTGGACAATCGTCAACGATCAAAGGGCAAACCCTTCTGAACTTTCCCTCAAAAAATACACCGAAGAAAAAGCAAGCCATTTGCACTGGTGGTCAAACTATTGGTCCAAATCAAGTATAACTATTCCTGAAAAAAATCTTGAAAAGCAATATTATCTTGATATGTACAAGCTAGGTGCTGTCGCAAGAGAGGGTGCTCCAGCAATTACGCTTCAGGCCGTCTGGACGGCAGATAATGGTGGCCTCCCTCCTTGGAAAGGAGACTTTCACAATGACCTTAACACCCAATTGAGCTATTGGCCAGCCTATTCGGGGAATAGATTGGCCGAAGCCAAAAGCTATACAGATTGGCTCTGGAAGATCCGTAAAAAGAATAGTGACTTTACAAAGCAATATTTCGGTGTCGATGGGCTGAATGTACCCGGTGTCCTTACTTTAAATGGAGACCCTATGGGTGGTTGGATTCAGTATTCTCTTTCTCCAACGATTGGTGCATGGGCGGCCCAACATTTTTATTGGCAATGGAAATATAGTATGGATAAAACCTTTCTAAGAGAACAAGCCTATCCCTATATCGTTGCGTCTGCGACTTACCTTAAGAATATAACCACATTAAAAAATGGACTCCGTTACCTGCCTTTGAGCAGCAGTCCCGAATACAACGATAATAGTGTGTCAGCATGGTTTGACAATTGGACCAATTTCGACCTTAGCTTAGCGCATTTTCTTTTCCAGGCTGCTACTGAGGTGAGCACAGCGATGGGAAAACCGCAAGAAGCGCAGGCTTGGTTAAAATGTAAGACCCAACTACCTCATTATGCGACGGATGAAACCGGACTACAAGTTGCTGCAAATCTTCCAATGAAACATTCCCATCGTCATATGTCTCCCTATATGGCAATTTATCCATTGGATTTATTAGACATCAATAATCCGCAGGAAAAAGAGCTCATCGAAAGTTCCCTAGATCATATTGAAAAGCTGGGTACACGGGCGTGGGTCGGTTATTCCTTTGCATGGATGGCTTGTTTGCACGCGCGGGCTAAACAAGGAAAGGAAGCCGTTAGCAATCTTCAAAAATTTGCACAGAACTTTTGTTCTACCAATTCCTTTCATCTGAACGGTGACCAGAAAGGTGGGCAATATTCAGACTTTACGTATCGACCATTTACGTTGGAAGGTAACTTTGCGTTTGCACAGGGAATACACGAATTGCTCATTCAGAGCAAGAATAACTATGTAGAAATCTTTCCAGCCTTACCTGCTGAATGGACAACAGCATCTTTCAAAAATTTAAGGACGATGGGCGGATTTATCGTAAGCGCTGAAAAAAAAGGAGATAAAATCGTTACGCTGAAAATAACTGCGACCGAAGAGGGTACCTTTCGAATTTTTGAACCCAAAACGCTCATGCATGTCAGCACGAAAAAGACCTTACAGAAAGCTAACAGCATACAATATGTGAAACTAAAAAAGGGGCAAACAGTAAACTTATGTAGTGTCTAA
- a CDS encoding DUF1553 domain-containing protein produces MKKKILVLILLALVLIGTSILTFGKKEPVDFSADVKPILNKHCITCHGGVKKNGGLSFLFENEAFAKAESGKSAIIRGDGEHSELVKRLISDDPELRMPYNAPKLNDDEIDILKRWIDEGAKWGEHWAYTTPKEAEVPKPFSLLSIFGVKPKGVNNTIDFFVLDKMKEKKLSFADEADKALLLRRVYLDLIGIPPSLAEVQAFEADQRDDAYSRRVDSLLASQKYGEKWATWWLDMARYADTKGYEKDGSRTIWTYRDWVIKALNQDMPYDEFTIEQLAGDLLPEPTKDQLIATAFHRNTMNNDEGGTDSEEFRMAAVLDRLNTTYQVWLSTTFECVQCHSHTYDPFKFEEYYKSLAFFNNTRDEDTQGDHPKLRFYTAQDEKRIDSIKRWLSTTGNASLVKSTDLFLHTLEPKVHAHYSDQIVDGALYDTKWLGVRTGGSARLRAINLDNKQQFFMNFWTGAVGGKLEIHLDKPSGPILAVIDLPSTNGRQVIQSPISATRGVHDLYLVFKNPSVAHGQPICMIEWFAFRENFPHEKSLDNMNFQKTFLQLVNMQPEGVPIMIENPKDMHRKTNVFIRGNRLSLGAEVQPTVPASLNSFPKGAQRNRLGFAQWIVSKENPLTARTLVNRVWAQLFGRGLVEPLGDMGTQSIPPIHRELLDYLALDLMNTKKWSIKKLIREMVLSGTYKQSSSLNNSNFEKDPQNYYLARGPRFRLSAEQIRDQALAVSGLLSNKMYGPSVMPYQPDGVWMTVYSGESWVKSAGEDQYRRGIYTFLKRTSPYPSFVSFDASSREVCLVDRIRTNTPLQALATLNDPVYLEAAKHLGAIMEKEGNGNLRNSIRVGYKRAMLKDADEKKLKELEHLYQKALIDFSKKPDSAAKFLNEDLAISNVKVLPSKAAYMLVANAVLNLDEFLTKS; encoded by the coding sequence ATGAAAAAAAAGATTTTGGTGCTAATATTATTGGCGCTTGTGCTTATTGGCACAAGCATTTTGACTTTTGGAAAAAAAGAGCCAGTTGATTTTAGCGCTGATGTTAAACCGATTTTGAATAAACATTGTATCACATGCCATGGTGGGGTTAAGAAAAATGGTGGCTTAAGTTTTCTTTTTGAAAATGAGGCATTCGCCAAAGCTGAGTCGGGCAAATCAGCAATTATTCGTGGCGATGGGGAACACAGTGAACTGGTAAAGAGACTGATTTCCGATGATCCTGAATTGCGTATGCCTTACAATGCCCCTAAACTGAATGACGATGAAATTGATATACTCAAAAGATGGATCGATGAAGGAGCTAAGTGGGGAGAGCATTGGGCCTATACAACACCTAAGGAAGCGGAGGTTCCTAAACCTTTTTCGTTGCTCAGTATATTTGGTGTAAAGCCCAAAGGGGTGAACAATACGATTGATTTTTTTGTTTTGGATAAGATGAAGGAGAAGAAATTGTCCTTTGCAGATGAAGCCGATAAAGCATTGTTGCTCCGAAGAGTGTATTTGGATCTAATTGGTATCCCACCCTCGTTGGCAGAGGTTCAAGCCTTTGAAGCAGACCAGCGTGATGATGCTTATAGCCGGCGGGTAGATAGTCTGCTGGCTTCTCAGAAATATGGCGAAAAGTGGGCGACTTGGTGGTTGGATATGGCGCGATATGCCGATACGAAGGGCTACGAAAAGGATGGCTCGCGCACGATATGGACTTATCGGGATTGGGTCATCAAGGCCTTAAACCAGGATATGCCTTATGATGAATTTACGATAGAACAGCTTGCCGGGGATTTGCTCCCGGAACCAACCAAGGATCAACTTATTGCAACCGCCTTCCATCGCAATACCATGAATAATGATGAAGGCGGGACCGATAGCGAGGAATTTCGGATGGCTGCGGTTTTGGATCGTTTAAATACAACTTATCAGGTATGGTTGAGTACGACCTTTGAATGCGTGCAATGTCATAGTCACACCTATGATCCGTTTAAATTTGAAGAGTATTATAAATCGTTAGCTTTTTTTAACAACACCAGAGATGAAGATACTCAAGGTGATCATCCTAAACTGCGTTTTTACACCGCACAGGATGAAAAACGAATTGACAGTATAAAGAGGTGGTTGTCGACGACAGGAAATGCAAGCTTGGTAAAATCAACAGATCTATTCCTTCACACCCTTGAGCCCAAAGTCCATGCGCATTACAGCGACCAAATAGTAGATGGTGCGCTTTATGATACGAAATGGTTGGGGGTGCGAACTGGAGGATCGGCTCGATTAAGGGCAATAAACCTGGATAATAAACAGCAATTCTTCATGAATTTCTGGACAGGTGCAGTAGGTGGAAAATTGGAAATTCACTTGGATAAACCTAGCGGACCAATACTTGCCGTTATTGATTTACCGAGTACGAATGGAAGACAGGTTATTCAGTCTCCCATAAGTGCGACTCGTGGTGTACATGACTTATATCTGGTTTTCAAGAATCCATCTGTCGCTCATGGACAGCCGATCTGCATGATTGAATGGTTTGCATTTCGCGAGAACTTTCCACATGAAAAGTCACTGGATAATATGAATTTTCAAAAGACTTTTCTCCAGTTGGTCAACATGCAACCTGAGGGAGTACCAATCATGATTGAAAATCCCAAAGACATGCATCGTAAGACAAATGTATTTATACGTGGTAACCGCCTGTCGCTAGGTGCGGAAGTGCAGCCTACAGTTCCGGCATCATTGAATAGTTTCCCTAAGGGGGCTCAACGCAATCGTTTGGGTTTTGCGCAGTGGATTGTCAGTAAGGAAAACCCATTGACAGCGCGAACTTTAGTTAATCGCGTATGGGCTCAACTATTTGGTCGGGGACTAGTTGAACCATTGGGAGATATGGGCACACAGAGTATTCCGCCGATTCATCGAGAATTACTAGATTATCTTGCCCTAGATCTGATGAATACCAAAAAGTGGAGTATTAAAAAATTGATCCGCGAGATGGTATTATCCGGAACTTATAAGCAGTCCTCTAGCCTGAACAATTCCAATTTTGAAAAGGATCCACAGAATTATTATTTGGCAAGGGGACCTCGCTTTAGGTTATCTGCCGAACAGATTCGTGATCAGGCATTAGCCGTGAGTGGATTGCTCAGCAATAAAATGTATGGACCAAGTGTAATGCCATACCAACCGGATGGGGTATGGATGACTGTATACAGCGGTGAGTCCTGGGTGAAAAGTGCTGGAGAAGATCAATACCGAAGGGGCATCTATACGTTTTTAAAGCGTACGAGTCCTTATCCTTCCTTTGTTTCTTTCGATGCTTCTAGTCGGGAGGTTTGTTTGGTCGACCGAATCCGTACCAATACACCGCTACAAGCGCTCGCCACATTAAACGATCCTGTTTATCTCGAAGCAGCTAAACATCTGGGGGCTATTATGGAAAAGGAGGGAAATGGAAACCTTAGAAATAGTATTCGTGTCGGTTATAAACGTGCAATGTTGAAGGATGCCGATGAAAAGAAACTCAAAGAGCTGGAACATCTTTATCAAAAAGCGTTGATTGATTTCAGCAAAAAGCCTGATTCAGCAGCCAAATTTTTGAATGAAGATTTAGCAATAAGCAATGTAAAGGTCCTGCCTTCAAAAGCTGCCTACATGCTTGTTGCCAATGCAGTGTTGAATCTGGACGAGTTTTTAACGAAATCATAA
- a CDS encoding amylo-alpha-1,6-glucosidase → MRTIFFALSSSLLLLSCQHAGGKVSTNNLQDSIQKDSSFHIVKDMATNIIKSGFNAGDGYSEVWIRDYNTFITLATKVHPHEQIKDQLALFFKLQGSDGNIADGFVKKSSLKNGVSDYYTITSTLAPDYAAHKNTVETDQESSLIQAVHKYIVATKDKAFLNEKIGDATVKDRMEHALQFLLDKRYNDTYGLLWGATTVDWGDVQPEHDWGVHLDENSHIALDIYDNAMFLIALDNYMDLLPEKKEKWGKIRASVASNTMKHLWDEKNQKFIPHIYIKGSPFAADFDENQIYYHGGTAIAIEANLLSKEQIKVSLDKMIKNVKDAGAATIGLTVYPTYPAGSFKNKGMYPYGYQNGGDWTWFGGRMIQQLVKNGFQQEAYEQIQPMLARVIKNKGFYEWYTKDNKPEGSGTFRGEAGVLYDAIELLEHAGTK, encoded by the coding sequence ATGAGAACTATATTTTTTGCATTATCTTCATCGCTCCTATTACTGTCCTGCCAACATGCTGGCGGTAAAGTTTCTACGAACAATTTACAAGACAGCATCCAAAAAGATAGCAGCTTCCATATTGTCAAAGATATGGCTACGAACATCATCAAAAGCGGATTCAATGCGGGGGATGGATACAGTGAGGTATGGATTAGAGACTACAATACATTTATCACCTTAGCAACAAAAGTACATCCCCATGAACAGATCAAAGATCAATTGGCTTTGTTCTTTAAACTACAAGGTTCTGATGGTAATATTGCCGATGGTTTTGTCAAAAAGTCCAGCTTAAAAAATGGCGTATCGGACTATTACACAATCACCAGCACCTTGGCTCCTGATTATGCTGCACATAAAAACACCGTTGAAACAGACCAGGAATCCTCTTTAATTCAAGCGGTACATAAATATATCGTTGCAACTAAAGACAAGGCTTTTCTCAATGAAAAAATTGGTGATGCAACTGTAAAGGATCGCATGGAACATGCTTTGCAATTTTTATTGGACAAACGTTATAATGATACTTATGGTTTACTTTGGGGCGCAACCACGGTTGATTGGGGCGACGTTCAACCCGAGCATGACTGGGGTGTCCATCTCGATGAAAATTCGCATATTGCTTTGGACATCTACGACAATGCGATGTTTTTGATCGCCCTTGATAACTACATGGATCTACTTCCTGAGAAAAAAGAAAAATGGGGAAAAATCAGAGCTTCCGTAGCAAGTAATACGATGAAACACCTTTGGGATGAAAAGAACCAGAAGTTTATTCCCCATATTTATATCAAAGGCTCTCCATTTGCGGCTGATTTTGATGAAAATCAAATCTATTATCATGGTGGAACAGCTATCGCTATTGAAGCGAATTTGCTCAGCAAAGAGCAAATAAAAGTTTCATTGGATAAAATGATTAAAAATGTAAAAGACGCTGGTGCGGCAACAATTGGACTTACCGTGTACCCAACTTATCCTGCAGGTTCATTTAAAAACAAAGGCATGTATCCGTATGGTTATCAAAATGGTGGGGACTGGACCTGGTTCGGTGGGCGTATGATTCAGCAGCTCGTTAAAAATGGTTTTCAACAGGAAGCTTATGAACAGATACAGCCGATGCTTGCCCGTGTTATCAAAAATAAAGGTTTTTATGAATGGTACACAAAAGATAATAAACCAGAAGGTTCAGGAACTTTTAGAGGTGAAGCAGGTGTGCTTTACGATGCTATCGAATTACTAGAACATGCTGGCACGAAATAA
- a CDS encoding NAD(P)H-dependent oxidoreductase: protein MALLDTLEWRYATKKYDPTKKVAQEDLDKILEAARMAPSSSGLQQFRVIVITNQELKEKIVPVAWGQQIVADSSHLLVFAGWDSYTDERIDSTFDKMNALRGLPLDTTDEYKNRLKAQLSSLSVEQQAAHAAKQAYIAFGLAIAQAAELGVDATPMEGFSNAELDELLGLDKLGLKSAVMLPLGYRMEEQDWLLKLKKFRLPKEEFLIELA from the coding sequence ATGGCTTTATTAGATACCCTAGAATGGCGTTATGCCACAAAAAAATACGACCCTACAAAAAAGGTCGCTCAGGAAGATTTGGATAAGATTTTGGAGGCAGCACGTATGGCTCCGAGCTCGTCTGGACTTCAACAGTTCCGTGTGATTGTGATTACGAATCAGGAATTAAAAGAAAAAATTGTACCTGTGGCTTGGGGCCAACAAATTGTTGCTGATAGCTCACATTTATTGGTTTTCGCAGGATGGGATAGCTATACGGACGAACGTATTGATAGTACCTTCGACAAGATGAATGCCTTGAGAGGTTTACCTTTAGACACCACTGACGAGTATAAAAATAGATTGAAAGCACAGTTATCAAGCCTATCCGTTGAGCAACAAGCAGCCCATGCGGCTAAACAAGCCTATATTGCTTTTGGTTTGGCAATCGCTCAGGCAGCTGAATTAGGCGTTGATGCAACCCCTATGGAGGGTTTTTCAAATGCCGAATTGGATGAACTTCTTGGTTTAGATAAACTGGGATTGAAGAGTGCAGTTATGCTTCCTTTAGGCTATCGGATGGAAGAACAAGATTGGTTGCTGAAGCTGAAAAAATTTAGACTTCCGAAAGAGGAATTTTTGATTGAGCTCGCATAA
- a CDS encoding sugar phosphate isomerase/epimerase family protein yields the protein MKQFLVLILFMSSFLSMTAQQLHIKYYCTNWGNSDSWDTFCLRVKNAGYDGVESWLPGSPNERKEMIDALHKYGLSLGLLSGGSGGTYEEYKQSFNRNLDEAAQLKPDYINCHTGKDYYSFEQNKTLIELADAAKNKYHIPVYHETHRGRFSFAAHVTKEYLEKIPTLQLALDISHWCNVHESMLSDQTDAVTKALSRTEHIHARIGHPEGPQVNDPAAPEWKSIVAQHLTWWDKVVAKHKENGVKVLTITTEFGPAGYLPTLPFTQQPVADQWSINVYMLHLLKDRYKE from the coding sequence ATGAAACAATTTCTAGTATTAATTTTATTTATGAGCAGTTTTCTATCCATGACTGCCCAGCAGTTACACATCAAATATTATTGCACCAATTGGGGAAATAGCGATTCTTGGGATACATTCTGTCTCCGGGTGAAAAATGCTGGTTACGATGGTGTTGAATCCTGGTTACCCGGTAGTCCAAATGAGCGGAAAGAGATGATCGATGCATTACATAAATATGGATTGAGTTTAGGATTGCTTTCAGGCGGATCGGGCGGAACTTACGAGGAATATAAACAAAGTTTTAATCGTAATTTGGATGAAGCAGCACAGTTGAAACCCGATTATATCAATTGCCATACCGGTAAAGATTATTACTCGTTTGAGCAGAATAAAACATTGATTGAGCTTGCCGATGCGGCTAAAAATAAGTACCACATCCCCGTTTATCATGAGACTCATCGCGGAAGATTTAGTTTTGCAGCTCATGTGACAAAAGAATATTTAGAGAAGATTCCGACCTTACAACTTGCATTGGATATCTCGCATTGGTGCAATGTGCACGAATCAATGCTTTCTGATCAGACGGATGCTGTAACAAAAGCGCTTTCCAGAACGGAACACATTCATGCACGAATTGGGCATCCTGAAGGACCACAAGTCAATGACCCCGCGGCTCCTGAATGGAAGAGTATCGTTGCACAACATTTGACCTGGTGGGATAAAGTTGTTGCTAAGCACAAGGAAAATGGGGTGAAGGTATTGACCATAACGACCGAGTTTGGTCCAGCGGGTTATTTACCCACATTACCATTTACACAACAACCGGTGGCCGATCAATGGTCAATCAATGTTTATATGTTGCATTTACTCAAAGACAGATATAAAGAATGA